The Girardinichthys multiradiatus isolate DD_20200921_A chromosome Y, DD_fGirMul_XY1, whole genome shotgun sequence genome has a window encoding:
- the LOC124863738 gene encoding rab11 family-interacting protein 4A-like isoform X2: MERQGFPDQDQLLQFLKRLKEVFDVCDEDADGFIRVEHLMDLGLQFGQGDKVKKLTKHLCPNAHGKISFKDFCHAVFAIKGFEEILKIAVCPRSLTSRHQSVTDNGYIYQNGEVKLGPPIITCTQSYPECRVYDARHGAEAECDMDSSVENALSSDSQETSQDREEQFEDYGEGVDVDFSPSSPCPEDDSRTNGFSDLSSSLPSSARHTPQKMQQLYNSDLFDIYCSQCCKKVNLLNDLEARLRNLKANSPNRKISSTAFGRQLFQANHSVFDSSQGSSTEDLFTDSIDSCDLDITEKVSYLEKKVTELESDSLANSDLKSKLKQENTHLVHRVHELEEQVKDAETKAAETLGEEMKRHREAYSKMERDRNTEIDLLCCRVHQLEEENGEMKINVSRLKSQSEKMDQEKQRMTDKLEDTSLRLKDEVDLYRKIMDKLWQNRHEFQKEKEAMQELIDDIRRELENLQLFKLEMEHPGKGKGLSAYNAKNRETEMEHEVKRLKQENFKLRDQNDDLNAQILSLSLYEAKNLFSCHTKAQCLAAEIDNASRDELVDALKEQEEINLRLRQYMDKIILAILDHNPSILEIKN, encoded by the exons GTGAAGAAGCTGACTAAGCATCTGTGTCCTAATGCTCATGGTAAAAtaagcttcaaagatttctgccATGCAGTGTTCGCTATTAAAG GTTTTGAAGAGATATTAAAGATTGCTGTTTGTCCTCGGAGTCTGACATCCCGGCATCAGTCAGTCACAGACAATGGCTACATTTATCAG AACGGTGAGGTAAAGCTTGGCCCTCCAATTATCACATGTACACAGTCTTACCCAGAGTGCCGTGTGTATGATGCGAGGCATGGAGCTGAGGCAGAATGTGACATGGACAGCAGTGTTGAAAACGCTCTCAGCTCTGACTCCCAAGAGACATCACAAGACAG agaagagcagtttGAGGACTATGGTGAGGGGGTAGATGTAGATTTCAGCCCCAGCAGCCCTTGTCCTGAAGATGACAGCAGGACAAATGGTTTCTCAGACCTGAGTTCCTCACTCCCTTCCAG TGCTAGGCACACTCCTCAGAAGATGCAGCAGCTGTACAACAGTGATCTGTTCGACATCTATTGCTCTCAGTGCTGCAAAAAAGTTAATCTTCTCAACGACCTAGAGGCTCGCCTGAGAAACCTCAAGGCAAACAG CCCTAATAGAAAGATTTCCAGCACAGCATTTGGACG TCAGCTGTTCCAGGCCAACCATAGTGTTTTTGACTCCAGTCAGGGCAGCAGCACAGAGGATCTGTTCACAGACAGCATTGACTCTTGTGACCTTGACATCACAGAGAAA GTCAGTTATCTGGAGAAGAAGGTGACAGAGTTGGAGAGTGACAGTCTGGCCAACAGTGACCTCAAGTCTAAACTCAAACAGGAGAACACCCACCTAGTTCACAG AGTGCATGAGCTTGAAGAGCAGGTCAAAGATGCTGAGACTAAGGCTGCAGAGACCCTGGGAGAGGAGATGAAGAGGCACCGGGAGGCCTACAGCAAGAtggaaagagacagaaacacagagataGACCTGCTCTGTTGCAG GGTCCATCAGTTAGAAGAGGAGAATGGAGAGATGAAAATTAATGTGAGCAGGCTCAAGTCTCAATCTGAGAAAATGGACCAG GAAAAGCAAAGGATGACGGACAAACTGGAGGACACTAGTCTAAGGCTGAAAGATGAGGTGGACCTGTACAGAAAGATAATGGATAAGCTCTGGCAAAACCGCCATGAgtttcagaaagaaaaagaggccATGCAGGAG ttaATTGATGATATTCGTCGGGAGCTGGAGAATCTGCAGTTGTTCAAGTTGGAAATGGAGCATCCTGGGAAGGGCAAAGGGCTGTCTGCATATAATGCCAAGAACCGAGAGACTGAAATGGAGCATGAAGTCAAGAGACTGAAACAG GAGAACTTCAAGCTCAGAGACCAGAACGATGACCTTAATGCTCAGATTCTGAGTCTGAGTTTGTATGAGGCAAAGAACCTTTTTTCCTGCCACACCAAGGCCCAGTGCCTTGCTGCTGAGATTGACAATGCTTCAAGAGATGAG CTTGTTGATGCTCTGAAAGAACAGGAAGAGATCAACCTGCGTTTGAGGCAATATATGGACAAAATTATTCTGGCCATTCTTGATCACAATCCTTCCATCCTAGAGATTAAGAATTAA
- the LOC124863738 gene encoding rab11 family-interacting protein 4A-like isoform X1 yields the protein MERQGFPDQDQLLQFLKRLKEVFDVCDEDADGFIRVEHLMDLGLQFGQGDKVKKLTKHLCPNAHGKISFKDFCHAVFAIKGFEEILKIAVCPRSLTSRHQSVTDNGYIYQNGEVKLGPPIITCTQSYPECRVYDARHGAEAECDMDSSVENALSSDSQETSQDRHMIGLASAPVIPREEQFEDYGEGVDVDFSPSSPCPEDDSRTNGFSDLSSSLPSSARHTPQKMQQLYNSDLFDIYCSQCCKKVNLLNDLEARLRNLKANSPNRKISSTAFGRQLFQANHSVFDSSQGSSTEDLFTDSIDSCDLDITEKVSYLEKKVTELESDSLANSDLKSKLKQENTHLVHRVHELEEQVKDAETKAAETLGEEMKRHREAYSKMERDRNTEIDLLCCRVHQLEEENGEMKINVSRLKSQSEKMDQEKQRMTDKLEDTSLRLKDEVDLYRKIMDKLWQNRHEFQKEKEAMQELIDDIRRELENLQLFKLEMEHPGKGKGLSAYNAKNRETEMEHEVKRLKQENFKLRDQNDDLNAQILSLSLYEAKNLFSCHTKAQCLAAEIDNASRDELVDALKEQEEINLRLRQYMDKIILAILDHNPSILEIKN from the exons GTGAAGAAGCTGACTAAGCATCTGTGTCCTAATGCTCATGGTAAAAtaagcttcaaagatttctgccATGCAGTGTTCGCTATTAAAG GTTTTGAAGAGATATTAAAGATTGCTGTTTGTCCTCGGAGTCTGACATCCCGGCATCAGTCAGTCACAGACAATGGCTACATTTATCAG AACGGTGAGGTAAAGCTTGGCCCTCCAATTATCACATGTACACAGTCTTACCCAGAGTGCCGTGTGTATGATGCGAGGCATGGAGCTGAGGCAGAATGTGACATGGACAGCAGTGTTGAAAACGCTCTCAGCTCTGACTCCCAAGAGACATCACAAGACAG ACATATGATTGGATTGGCGTCTGCCCCTGTCatccccagagaagagcagtttGAGGACTATGGTGAGGGGGTAGATGTAGATTTCAGCCCCAGCAGCCCTTGTCCTGAAGATGACAGCAGGACAAATGGTTTCTCAGACCTGAGTTCCTCACTCCCTTCCAG TGCTAGGCACACTCCTCAGAAGATGCAGCAGCTGTACAACAGTGATCTGTTCGACATCTATTGCTCTCAGTGCTGCAAAAAAGTTAATCTTCTCAACGACCTAGAGGCTCGCCTGAGAAACCTCAAGGCAAACAG CCCTAATAGAAAGATTTCCAGCACAGCATTTGGACG TCAGCTGTTCCAGGCCAACCATAGTGTTTTTGACTCCAGTCAGGGCAGCAGCACAGAGGATCTGTTCACAGACAGCATTGACTCTTGTGACCTTGACATCACAGAGAAA GTCAGTTATCTGGAGAAGAAGGTGACAGAGTTGGAGAGTGACAGTCTGGCCAACAGTGACCTCAAGTCTAAACTCAAACAGGAGAACACCCACCTAGTTCACAG AGTGCATGAGCTTGAAGAGCAGGTCAAAGATGCTGAGACTAAGGCTGCAGAGACCCTGGGAGAGGAGATGAAGAGGCACCGGGAGGCCTACAGCAAGAtggaaagagacagaaacacagagataGACCTGCTCTGTTGCAG GGTCCATCAGTTAGAAGAGGAGAATGGAGAGATGAAAATTAATGTGAGCAGGCTCAAGTCTCAATCTGAGAAAATGGACCAG GAAAAGCAAAGGATGACGGACAAACTGGAGGACACTAGTCTAAGGCTGAAAGATGAGGTGGACCTGTACAGAAAGATAATGGATAAGCTCTGGCAAAACCGCCATGAgtttcagaaagaaaaagaggccATGCAGGAG ttaATTGATGATATTCGTCGGGAGCTGGAGAATCTGCAGTTGTTCAAGTTGGAAATGGAGCATCCTGGGAAGGGCAAAGGGCTGTCTGCATATAATGCCAAGAACCGAGAGACTGAAATGGAGCATGAAGTCAAGAGACTGAAACAG GAGAACTTCAAGCTCAGAGACCAGAACGATGACCTTAATGCTCAGATTCTGAGTCTGAGTTTGTATGAGGCAAAGAACCTTTTTTCCTGCCACACCAAGGCCCAGTGCCTTGCTGCTGAGATTGACAATGCTTCAAGAGATGAG CTTGTTGATGCTCTGAAAGAACAGGAAGAGATCAACCTGCGTTTGAGGCAATATATGGACAAAATTATTCTGGCCATTCTTGATCACAATCCTTCCATCCTAGAGATTAAGAATTAA
- the LOC124863738 gene encoding rab11 family-interacting protein 4A-like isoform X3, with protein MERQGFPDQDQLLQFLKRLKEVFDVCDEDADGFIRVEHLMDLGLQFGQGDKVKKLTKHLCPNAHGKISFKDFCHAVFAIKGFEEILKIAVCPRSLTSRHQSVTDNGYIYQSYPECRVYDARHGAEAECDMDSSVENALSSDSQETSQDRHMIGLASAPVIPREEQFEDYGEGVDVDFSPSSPCPEDDSRTNGFSDLSSSLPSSARHTPQKMQQLYNSDLFDIYCSQCCKKVNLLNDLEARLRNLKANSPNRKISSTAFGRQLFQANHSVFDSSQGSSTEDLFTDSIDSCDLDITEKVSYLEKKVTELESDSLANSDLKSKLKQENTHLVHRVHELEEQVKDAETKAAETLGEEMKRHREAYSKMERDRNTEIDLLCCRVHQLEEENGEMKINVSRLKSQSEKMDQEKQRMTDKLEDTSLRLKDEVDLYRKIMDKLWQNRHEFQKEKEAMQELIDDIRRELENLQLFKLEMEHPGKGKGLSAYNAKNRETEMEHEVKRLKQENFKLRDQNDDLNAQILSLSLYEAKNLFSCHTKAQCLAAEIDNASRDELVDALKEQEEINLRLRQYMDKIILAILDHNPSILEIKN; from the exons GTGAAGAAGCTGACTAAGCATCTGTGTCCTAATGCTCATGGTAAAAtaagcttcaaagatttctgccATGCAGTGTTCGCTATTAAAG GTTTTGAAGAGATATTAAAGATTGCTGTTTGTCCTCGGAGTCTGACATCCCGGCATCAGTCAGTCACAGACAATGGCTACATTTATCAG TCTTACCCAGAGTGCCGTGTGTATGATGCGAGGCATGGAGCTGAGGCAGAATGTGACATGGACAGCAGTGTTGAAAACGCTCTCAGCTCTGACTCCCAAGAGACATCACAAGACAG ACATATGATTGGATTGGCGTCTGCCCCTGTCatccccagagaagagcagtttGAGGACTATGGTGAGGGGGTAGATGTAGATTTCAGCCCCAGCAGCCCTTGTCCTGAAGATGACAGCAGGACAAATGGTTTCTCAGACCTGAGTTCCTCACTCCCTTCCAG TGCTAGGCACACTCCTCAGAAGATGCAGCAGCTGTACAACAGTGATCTGTTCGACATCTATTGCTCTCAGTGCTGCAAAAAAGTTAATCTTCTCAACGACCTAGAGGCTCGCCTGAGAAACCTCAAGGCAAACAG CCCTAATAGAAAGATTTCCAGCACAGCATTTGGACG TCAGCTGTTCCAGGCCAACCATAGTGTTTTTGACTCCAGTCAGGGCAGCAGCACAGAGGATCTGTTCACAGACAGCATTGACTCTTGTGACCTTGACATCACAGAGAAA GTCAGTTATCTGGAGAAGAAGGTGACAGAGTTGGAGAGTGACAGTCTGGCCAACAGTGACCTCAAGTCTAAACTCAAACAGGAGAACACCCACCTAGTTCACAG AGTGCATGAGCTTGAAGAGCAGGTCAAAGATGCTGAGACTAAGGCTGCAGAGACCCTGGGAGAGGAGATGAAGAGGCACCGGGAGGCCTACAGCAAGAtggaaagagacagaaacacagagataGACCTGCTCTGTTGCAG GGTCCATCAGTTAGAAGAGGAGAATGGAGAGATGAAAATTAATGTGAGCAGGCTCAAGTCTCAATCTGAGAAAATGGACCAG GAAAAGCAAAGGATGACGGACAAACTGGAGGACACTAGTCTAAGGCTGAAAGATGAGGTGGACCTGTACAGAAAGATAATGGATAAGCTCTGGCAAAACCGCCATGAgtttcagaaagaaaaagaggccATGCAGGAG ttaATTGATGATATTCGTCGGGAGCTGGAGAATCTGCAGTTGTTCAAGTTGGAAATGGAGCATCCTGGGAAGGGCAAAGGGCTGTCTGCATATAATGCCAAGAACCGAGAGACTGAAATGGAGCATGAAGTCAAGAGACTGAAACAG GAGAACTTCAAGCTCAGAGACCAGAACGATGACCTTAATGCTCAGATTCTGAGTCTGAGTTTGTATGAGGCAAAGAACCTTTTTTCCTGCCACACCAAGGCCCAGTGCCTTGCTGCTGAGATTGACAATGCTTCAAGAGATGAG CTTGTTGATGCTCTGAAAGAACAGGAAGAGATCAACCTGCGTTTGAGGCAATATATGGACAAAATTATTCTGGCCATTCTTGATCACAATCCTTCCATCCTAGAGATTAAGAATTAA